A portion of the Gemmatimonadaceae bacterium genome contains these proteins:
- a CDS encoding HAMP domain-containing sensor histidine kinase, whose amino-acid sequence MRHDQREGSDRPDASKRRPDRMTTISQQTIAGRLIVAALAETDRADAAERLSDRLDYLAGLQERLAASLDETEMRTTLSGVCLPGADSWAIVDLVEADDHLLRLAIPRADPADQAIADELNGQWAPRDDDPFGYPAVKRAGETIALTEHVDDVLAAAAHRPENIAVLRALGFAACLVVPIRANGRITGAITFVARRARAAYTADEIEFAEQVAAACGRALDNVRQFAAMDRRRKVAEDSDRAKVDALGQVTHELRTPLSAIGGYAELMEMGVRGPITNDQRRDLERIRWNQQHLLSLISQILAYVRVETGRAEFTLADVDLGPAAVAAAEMVAPLIEAKGQVVTYEACEAGAAVALGDIDKIRQILINLITNAMKYSPDQARLVVRCGTSRTARFVEVCDEGEGIAADKLDSIFEPFVQLPGTAAKRGGGVGLGLAIARQLARGMHGELSVASELHVGSAFRLTLPSAEQARRATDS is encoded by the coding sequence GTGCGTCATGATCAGCGCGAGGGCAGTGACCGGCCGGACGCGTCGAAGCGCCGCCCGGATCGCATGACGACGATCAGCCAGCAGACCATCGCCGGTCGGTTGATCGTTGCCGCGCTCGCTGAAACCGATCGCGCCGACGCGGCGGAGCGACTCTCGGATCGCCTCGACTACCTCGCGGGACTTCAGGAACGGTTGGCTGCATCGCTCGACGAGACGGAGATGCGCACGACGTTGTCGGGCGTCTGCCTTCCCGGCGCCGACTCGTGGGCCATTGTTGATCTCGTCGAGGCCGACGATCATCTGCTGCGCCTCGCCATCCCGAGAGCCGATCCCGCCGACCAGGCCATCGCGGATGAGTTGAACGGTCAATGGGCTCCGCGCGACGACGACCCGTTCGGCTATCCGGCCGTCAAGCGTGCTGGAGAAACGATCGCCCTGACCGAGCATGTGGACGACGTGCTCGCCGCGGCGGCGCACCGGCCGGAGAACATCGCGGTTCTCCGTGCGCTCGGATTCGCCGCGTGCCTGGTGGTGCCCATTCGCGCGAACGGCCGCATCACGGGCGCCATCACGTTCGTTGCGCGCCGCGCTCGTGCCGCGTACACGGCCGACGAGATCGAGTTCGCCGAGCAGGTGGCGGCGGCATGCGGACGCGCGCTGGACAACGTGCGTCAATTCGCGGCGATGGATCGGCGCCGGAAGGTCGCCGAGGACTCCGACCGCGCGAAGGTCGACGCCTTGGGGCAGGTGACGCACGAGCTGCGCACGCCGCTCAGCGCCATCGGCGGCTACGCGGAGCTGATGGAAATGGGCGTGCGCGGGCCGATCACGAACGACCAACGTCGCGACCTCGAGCGCATTCGTTGGAATCAGCAGCACTTGCTGTCGTTGATCAGCCAGATTCTTGCGTACGTTCGCGTCGAAACCGGCCGCGCCGAGTTCACGCTCGCCGACGTCGATCTCGGACCGGCCGCGGTCGCGGCCGCGGAGATGGTCGCGCCGCTCATCGAGGCGAAGGGGCAAGTCGTAACCTACGAAGCATGCGAAGCAGGAGCTGCGGTGGCGCTCGGCGACATCGACAAGATTCGGCAAATTCTCATCAACCTCATCACGAACGCGATGAAGTATTCACCCGACCAGGCGCGGCTCGTGGTGCGCTGTGGAACGAGCCGAACCGCCCGCTTCGTCGAAGTGTGCGACGAGGGCGAAGGTATTGCCGCGGACAAGCTCGACTCCATCTTCGAGCCGTTCGTGCAACTGCCGGGCACGGCGGCGAAGCGCGGCGGCGGTGTCGGGTTGGGCCTGGCGATCGCCCGCCAGCTCGCGCGCGGCATGCACGGCGAGCTTTCCGTCGCGAGCGAGCTCCACGTCGGCTCCGCGTTTCGTTTGACGCTTCCGAGCGCTGAACAGGCGCGGCGCGCCACGGATTCGTGA
- a CDS encoding response regulator produces MTTSPAATLLIIEDNEDNCVIMSVWLKHAGYQVVLAHDGVRGVALARSIVPSVILMDVELPGMDGWTAARALRDDPATKDIPIIALTAMALPQDEERAREAGVELYLTKPVSLARVLESVQQVL; encoded by the coding sequence ATGACGACGTCACCAGCGGCGACGTTGCTCATCATCGAGGATAACGAAGACAATTGCGTGATCATGTCCGTGTGGCTCAAGCACGCCGGCTATCAGGTCGTGCTGGCGCACGACGGCGTGCGGGGCGTCGCGCTGGCGCGTTCGATCGTGCCCAGTGTGATCCTGATGGACGTCGAGCTACCGGGGATGGACGGATGGACCGCCGCGCGAGCGTTGCGCGACGATCCGGCGACCAAGGACATCCCCATCATCGCGCTGACGGCGATGGCGCTGCCGCAAGACGAGGAGCGTGCGCGCGAGGCCGGCGTGGAACTGTATCTGACGAAGCCGGTGAGCCTGGCTCGCGTGCTCGAGAGCGTGCAACAGGTTCTGTGA
- a CDS encoding HAMP domain-containing sensor histidine kinase gives MLSRDTTELRSQLIERLHAHEEQADFLKNASRLVASATTLAMNAHGLDETLASVARFTLPHPNVWSILDLRHGEGHDSPPRRVAVLHPDPLVQSAAATLIDGWPPPRDRRGAPSVWRTGRTEIIAELSDDALAKVAGSREQLTALRALHVGAVMVVPLRVRDDTIGSLTFIGPRGGRAFDNADRVLAEQIAAGAAFAIDNAMRADERARSIAAAEVALAERLAFMSSLSHGLRTPLHAIFGYAQLLAEGVRGPLTGDQQHDVQRIQANERHLLNLVDSVIAFARWDDGENLITEDVPVHDAVASARRATEASAAARHIISGVSGDSVDRDIYVRADATRLEEILLQLMTNAVRFSRPGATVTVDARVVGDCVWIRVTDTGIGIAEEDLGLVFQPFVRGRNALARAEEGRREGRGLGLAISRKLARAMGGEVSVVSQEGVGSAFTLALPRGRAPHAGNE, from the coding sequence ATGCTCAGCCGAGACACGACCGAGCTTCGCTCCCAATTGATCGAGCGCCTGCACGCGCACGAGGAGCAAGCGGATTTTCTGAAAAACGCCAGCCGGCTCGTCGCGAGCGCGACCACGCTCGCCATGAACGCGCACGGCCTCGACGAAACGCTCGCGTCGGTTGCCCGGTTCACGCTGCCGCATCCGAATGTCTGGAGCATCCTCGACCTGCGCCACGGCGAGGGACACGATTCGCCACCGCGCCGCGTCGCGGTGTTGCATCCTGACCCGCTCGTCCAGTCGGCGGCCGCCACACTGATCGACGGTTGGCCGCCTCCTCGCGATCGGAGAGGAGCGCCAAGCGTCTGGCGCACGGGCCGCACCGAGATCATCGCCGAGCTCTCCGACGACGCGCTCGCCAAAGTCGCCGGCTCGCGCGAGCAGCTGACCGCCTTGCGCGCCCTGCACGTGGGGGCCGTGATGGTCGTGCCGTTGCGCGTTCGCGACGACACGATCGGCTCGTTGACGTTCATCGGCCCGCGCGGCGGCCGCGCGTTCGACAATGCGGATCGCGTGCTGGCGGAGCAGATCGCGGCGGGCGCCGCGTTCGCGATCGACAACGCGATGCGCGCGGATGAACGCGCCAGGTCGATCGCCGCCGCCGAGGTGGCGTTGGCCGAGCGTCTCGCCTTCATGTCGTCGTTGAGCCACGGGCTTCGAACGCCGCTGCACGCGATCTTCGGATACGCACAGCTGCTCGCCGAGGGCGTTCGCGGCCCGCTCACCGGCGACCAACAGCACGACGTGCAGCGGATTCAGGCGAACGAACGCCACCTGCTGAATCTGGTGGACTCGGTGATCGCGTTCGCGCGGTGGGATGACGGCGAGAACCTCATCACTGAAGACGTGCCCGTGCATGACGCGGTGGCGAGCGCCAGGCGAGCGACGGAAGCAAGCGCCGCCGCCAGGCACATCATCAGCGGCGTGTCGGGCGATTCGGTCGATCGGGACATCTACGTTCGCGCCGACGCCACGCGCCTTGAGGAAATCCTGCTGCAGCTCATGACCAACGCCGTGCGCTTCTCGCGCCCCGGTGCGACGGTCACGGTCGACGCGCGGGTCGTCGGCGATTGTGTCTGGATCCGCGTCACCGATACCGGGATCGGGATCGCCGAGGAAGATCTCGGGCTGGTGTTTCAGCCGTTCGTCCGTGGACGCAACGCGCTGGCGCGCGCCGAAGAAGGCAGGCGCGAAGGGCGCGGGCTCGGACTCGCGATCAGCCGCAAGCTGGCGCGCGCGATGGGCGGCGAGGTGTCCGTCGTCAGCCAGGAAGGGGTCGGCTCCGCGTTTACCCTTGCCCTTCCCCGTGGGCGCGCTCCGCATGCCGGTAATGAGTAA